The nucleotide window GTTTCTGTCAGGTAAGGTATACAGGTCTCTTCATAGAGGACGTTCCCTCACCCCACGGATCAAGGCCTCAAATACCACTAGCTCAAGTAGCTCTTCTACCTTTAACATCTCCTCATTAAACCTTTTTAAGTATGCCCTTGTTGATTCACCCTCTAATTAAGTAACCCCAAATAGCTTTGTGGAACTCCGCTTTCACAAGTATACTTGTGCTAAAATGTGCCATCATCTTAGCACAGAGATATCTGAATCCTGTAATAAACCTTGGTTCCAAGTTGTTATACAAAATATGTGCTGATCTCTGAAAGTTATAGGGAATATCTTGCACATTGCATCACTCTCCACAGTAAGTAACTCTAAGCTACTACGCGTATTTCACATGTTCCCTTAGATCAGCGAGACCATCATAGTTATCCAAGCTCATCTTTGTAGAGATATAATCTTAGGGAATCCAGGTATTCAAAACTTATCTAGACAAGGAAGAGTCGCATACATGATGAGAACTATGGGAATCTCCTTGGAAATGCTCTAAAGTTAATCTATCTTCAATCTTTTGTCTACTTGATTATGGTCGGGTTAGTAGGTAGGATCAATCCCTCAGTATTAAGAAGAAGCACACCTTGAATACTCATTTTCTTGAATGTCATTTTGCCCAGACCTTTCAAACGTGTGTGACTATCTATTGGTATTAAGAGCATCCCTTTATAGTGGTACTAGGGCCTCTAGTCTTCATGAGGGTACTGGTGCTACGAAGGATGTTGATACTGAGGGTGTTGAGATTTGTTAGGGTGACATAACTTGATTCTGCCTTTGAGTAGCTAGCATTATTTAAGTCGGGATTCGTACTTGATTAATAAGCTACTGGAGGTCTGGCTGGGTAGAAGTACTCGCCTCACCATGCTGAGCTGTTACATGTCCAGGCCTGGATGTATCATGGTTACCTGTCATTGAATGATCTAGAATGTCTATAACAAGTTGGGGAAAGCACactgaggattttttttttatcagattctCATAGATGATGCCAATTGATGAAGTGTTAAAATTAGAAGTATTTATAggataagtttttttagttgttgaatCATAAATTGGTTAAATGTCTTTGTAAATAGCTCATTTCTTCAATGTTATGGTAAACTTTCTTGATAAATGCTTCTGGATACTTGCAAAAAGTTCTCTTTTAGGGTGTTTGAGGACCCTTCGATGATAATGTTAGCAACTTAATAGAGAAAAATGGTGACAAATACACTTAAAGAGCCTTTAATTCTAAGATTTTGGTTGTCTTTGTGTTGAATCTGTATGATATTAATGTAAGAAAAAACTTGTCATTTACCTGGTAGTTCAAAGGGTATTTATAACCCTAAGACCTTGTCTTTTTCTTGGGTGAAAGGGCTAAAGAGTAATTTCACCATGTTGATTTTTATGATGgataaaatcatcaatgaaaaagaatatctcttacacaaatattaatgaggaaaaaaaaaagaatcagcacatgtttttggatttaaaaagtAGGTCAAGACACATCTTTTAAGGGTTGGACTCGGATGGTGTGCCCAAACCTTCAAAGAGGTGTTGGGCACCAGGCTTAGGTTGCACctaaggttgttaaaatcgcgatgTACGATTTTACAAGTCAATATAGGCTTAACGTgtgaaattattcaaaaaacttGGAAATGAATGAAATCAGGTTGAAATCGCATAAAATCATGATTTCACCACCAATTTTATGATTTCTGCATAATCTAGCCTCTTCTATTAGATAACGTGAGTAGGAACAAGGACAAACCAATCACAGTTAAGCATGTGTGTGTTTGCCTGTCTCTGTATTTGATTATGCAGCAAAGGATGTTTTTCTCACAACATCACTCTTTTGCTTGCCACCTatcttcttatattttaataaatagcaTTTGCTTTTGTGatgggatatttttttaattggtgacTCTTTCTCCCTTGAAGAGTTAACAATATTCCttgataattaatatattttgataatgcAATGTAAGCCAAGATGATTAGTGAGAGTTAAACCACAAGATCGATGTTCgtcatcaataattaaataattaaaaaaatgatttattgaaTTAGATAAGTTAATCGcatgagaatttaatttttaagcatagtgctaaaaattaattataaattagacCAACGTGGTAAATTGTGCTTcgataattattaatatttgacCTTGAATGAATTAGAacgaattaatatttttaaaaatttattaaaaattaatgaagataatgaaattggttttagtttacatgacacaccagcagattatttgttttaagtttgttaattattagttaatgaaaagttatttaaactatatatgtgtttttatttgaagcatgtattttaagatacttgaactatgtatgaatttttatttgaagcatgtattttaaggtgcttgaactatgtattgatttttatttgaagcatgaatttttttttaatgtattttaaaattccttatgattttacgattttacgatccgagtttattttgtatttttcgtgccgtgttaaaatcgtgattttaacaaccttggttGCACCTAAACCCAACAAAatttggaagtttttttttttagtttaacaatattttattttctataaaaaaaaatttggaagtatatagaaaaagtaattagcttaatttccatgtttaattaagaaaatgttaGATACTAAAATTTTATCTATTCATATATATTGGGAGGCTTGTGTGAATAATAGAAAACGATGGACCCCGTTCTGCGAACATGAGACTAGCATTCTAACCCGAAACCATATCCTAAGAGTTGTATGCTTGCACGAGCGAAGGAAGGGGGTGGATATGAATTGTTTCCTTATCCATTTCAAAGTACTTAAGAAGGAACGAAAAACGAAACTCCAGCGTTTCAGAACGCAGTTAGCctccatccaaaatttataaTGGCCAAAGCTATAACGGGCTTTACCATCACAAAACCGCACATGCTTAGCTCTCTGCAGAAAACAAAATTGGACCTCAAACCATGTTCAGGAGGGGTAAAATCTTACAAACCATATATGGCTGTCCATTTTGTCGTAGATAACTTACACAAGAAGTATGAAAGCCGATAAATTGAGtaaatcttttcttcttctctctactTTTTTCAGCTTTGGCAATGTTCAAGCAACGGGCTTCTTAGTGGGTGGCTGCAGGTAAGTGGCTCCTTGCTCCAAATTATTGACTCTTTgagttttgttcttttgaatTAATGAAAAAGTGTACACGCAGTCACAGtagatttttcttaatatactTTTGTGTGATAGCATAAACGCAGCAATAAGAAAAGAGCTTCCTTGAGTAAAGTGAATGCCTTCCCAGATTGGCCTCTAATGGCAGTTATGGTGGAGCATATAGAAGGTCAAAGAGACCTTATAACTCACAAATCTATATGGCATCTCAGTGATCGAGCCATAAAAAACGTctgtaagtttttctttttcttctctcattCATTAATTTTAGCCAACTAATCACTATATTTCGTTAGGGGTTTCTTCAGTTTCTCTAATCTTCTCTTCTCTGCTTGTAGATGTATTTTACCTTATGTTCACTTGCTGGGGATGTTTATTCTTCGGTTCAATGAAAGTAAGCCCATATGGTTTTGCATGGAGGATCTGaaatttatacatattattTGGCGAGATTCTAATGTCTGAGTTTTTATTGTATAGGACCCATATTATGACTCAGAGGCGTATAGAAAAGATGGAGGGGATGGCAGTGGACATTGGGTATATGACAAGGTATATGTGCTGACATGGTCCTTCCGTTCACTCCCATGTCTTTCTTTTTCcagtaattttaattaaattcgcTAATATTGTTGAGAAAACGACTTTGGAAAGCATACtgaagaaaagatttttttagattaagatTTGCACAAGTTTGATGTAGGGAGTAAGGGATTTACTTCTCTTACTTGTAAAAGATTTCATGATAGTGGGATGGAATTCTTCCATCTCTTCCACAAACATGATCGAtgtatagtttgttttttacgTATCACATTTGTTGAATCTAaccaattgtttttaaaatgaaattgagtAAGAGAATTCCTTCTCAGATGTAAAAACGAGACTCTTCCCAATATCCATAATGTGTCGAAGTCGTATACTGCTATTCTTTCCGCCCTCACCAGTTAAAAACAAAGATTGttgacctatatatatataaacggaTATATATGCAGCAAGACGATATTGAAGAATCTGCAAGGGCAGAGCTGTGGCGCGAGGAGTTGATTGAGGAGATTGAGCAGAAGGTTGGAGGTCTGCGGGAACTGGAAGAAGCTGGCCGAAAGTAGGAGTTTAATGGAGAAACCATCGACCTATCCTTGTGTTTTACTCTAATTCTCAGTCACGTCCTtgtaaaaattcaataaatcatAACACCACATTATGTGtttatggtttttattattttttatgttttactcTAATTCTCAGTTACTTGCAATTAACGATGAAAAAGAATGTTGTTTCACTATTTAATTAGAAGTAGTTGTTGCCTCATTATACACTTATTCCCAAGTGTATTTAATAGGCAATATATAGATTGACAAGCTAGTGGAACAAGATTTTATATCTGTTCCATTAATTAACAATTATGCCACTTTTCTAAACATCACCGTCTTTATAAATTACTAGCGAGGATGTTGGTATTTCATACCTCCATCATAGCATCAAGGTTATCTCTTTGTGAGAACTAATGGCATCATCATATCTGGTTTGATCACATTTTTGTAGGTTAGTGGTGGCTCCTTGTGAACTCAACAAGACAATACAAGTTATGACCACTTAGTTCAATCAAATTAGAATGAGCTACAACAAACTAGATTTGAAACTAGAATATAAATTCTAGGATATATAGTCTGAAGATGGTGTTTGAAAGTGATATATTTATactctctaaaaataaaatgtttgtaGTAAAAAAGGAATATTATAGTGATGGACTATTGTAACCAAggatgatattaataataacaataatgttTGTATAAACTAAAAGTGATTTTGTgttgaatcaaaatttataaaatcttatttttaaataattaaaaactaatgaaCTTATAGATTTAATTCACTCAAATGTTGGTGATTTAATGTTTGTACAaactaaaagtgaaaaaaagatattatattatttttataaatggtTGCATAAGATATTATTATACCTATTTGCTTAAAAGCAAATATGAGAagcttgaaatatttaaatattataacaataaagttgaaaaccaacttaataagaaaataaagataataaaaaatgatagatgTGGAGAATGCAAAGTACTTTTGgtaaattctatttttaaaatggtaTTATCCTCCAAACTACTATTATTTATTCACTTCAATAAAATGACATTGCAGaatttataaaaccaaacattaaaagaaatgatgattGTCATGGTGCCAATTATATACTTAATAAATGCCTCATGAAAAGACAGTAAAAACACTATATGTATTGTAAAAAGGTAGAAGACATTTCTATAACACCTCAAAGTATAGAGGTGTCTTACAAAAATGACGGTACTTGATctgaaaaaaaagagtcaatatAAGACCTAAAATTAtagattgtatttttattaaatatgattACAATAATAATGTATATCAATTTCTTGTGCACGGGTCAAGTATTGAGAACATTCATCCCAATACTATAATAGAATCAAGGAATCTTACATTCTTTGAATATGTATTTCCATTTAATAAAGCATACAAAAATTGTTCActtacaaaaataattgaagctAACTCGAGTAATCATCATCAatcaaaatatgataaaattgagCTTAGAATGAGTAGAAAGGCTAAAATAACCATTTATTTGCTTCTAATTTTCAAACATACTTGTTAGAAAATGAACATTTGACCTACTCTAAGACAATGTCTTGTCCTGAAGTTTTTTATTCGAAGGAGATAATCAATAGTGAAATTGAATCCATTATGAGCAATCATACATGAGAACTAGCGGATCTTCCACCTAGAAGTAAAACCATTAAGATGTAAGCggatcttaaaaaataagataaaagctGATGGAACTATTGAGAAATACAAAGCAAGACTTGTTCTTAAAAGATTCAAACAACAAGAAAGTTTGGACTATTTTGACATTTATTCACTTGTGTCAAGAGCAACTTTCATACGAATGTTAATTTCATCACAActattaataaacttaaaataaatcaaatggatacaaaaatatttttcttaaatagttACTTTGATGAAAAGGTTTATATGGAACAACCCAAGAggtttgttttaaaagaataaaaatagaaaatctatAAGTTTGTCAAGTTATTATATAGTTTGAAATAAACACCTAAACAATGGTATGAAAATT belongs to Populus nigra chromosome 18, ddPopNigr1.1, whole genome shotgun sequence and includes:
- the LOC133678221 gene encoding photosynthetic NDH subunit of subcomplex B 4, chloroplastic isoform X2 gives rise to the protein MAKAITGFTITKPHMLSSLQKTKLDLKPCSGGLWQCSSNGLLSGWLQHKRSNKKRASLSKVNAFPDWPLMAVMVEHIEGQRDLITHKSIWHLSDRAIKNVYVFYLMFTCWGCLFFGSMKDPYYDSEAYRKDGGDGSGHWVYDKM
- the LOC133678221 gene encoding photosynthetic NDH subunit of subcomplex B 4, chloroplastic isoform X1, whose protein sequence is MAKAITGFTITKPHMLSSLQKTKLDLKPCSGGLWQCSSNGLLSGWLQHKRSNKKRASLSKVNAFPDWPLMAVMVEHIEGQRDLITHKSIWHLSDRAIKNVYVFYLMFTCWGCLFFGSMKDPYYDSEAYRKDGGDGSGHWVYDKQDDIEESARAELWREELIEEIEQKVGGLRELEEAGRK